One Nitrosopumilus piranensis genomic region harbors:
- a CDS encoding riboflavin synthase, producing the protein MFTGIIEGIGKIEKISKNTKNRSAIQMTVNLGKHAKGLKIGQSVALNGVCLTATKLSKSNCMFEMIEETTKKTDLGNLKVGGIVNIERSLKSGDRLEGHFVLGHVDGVGVVKKISKKPKEVQVWFEIPKKLAKYVVKKGSIAVDGISLTVVDIKNNLASVSLIPHTIEVTNFQTKKVGDKVNIETDILGKYILK; encoded by the coding sequence TTGTTTACAGGTATTATTGAAGGAATAGGCAAGATCGAAAAAATTTCTAAAAATACAAAAAATAGAAGTGCAATTCAAATGACTGTGAATTTAGGAAAGCATGCCAAGGGGTTAAAAATTGGTCAAAGTGTTGCATTAAACGGTGTTTGCCTAACGGCAACAAAATTATCAAAATCTAATTGTATGTTTGAAATGATTGAAGAGACAACAAAAAAAACTGATCTTGGAAATCTTAAAGTTGGTGGGATTGTAAACATTGAACGCAGCTTAAAATCTGGAGATAGATTAGAAGGTCATTTTGTTTTAGGTCATGTTGATGGAGTAGGAGTAGTCAAAAAAATTTCAAAAAAACCTAAAGAAGTTCAAGTTTGGTTTGAAATACCTAAGAAATTAGCAAAATATGTTGTCAAAAAAGGCTCTATTGCAGTTGATGGAATTAGTTTGACTGTAGTTGATATTAAAAATAATCTTGCATCTGTTTCATTAATCCCTCATACAATTGAAGTTACAAATTTTCAAACCAAGAAAGTAGGCGACAAAGTTAATATTGAAACTGACATTCTTGGGAAATACATTCTAAAATAA
- a CDS encoding GTP cyclohydrolase IIa, with the protein MIQLSILKITGYGPWTLTLGSDREHELQMLQASLYKQVQKLFSEKNCLVFLNRSDEFFAVSNGLGLEDHIQIQKILEKSFDIRLTISIGFAESPFDANLKAYEGKKNEIVLDKQYNIFGFVNETTDSTVTIMHLDVDDLTSKRTTNSPYEISSIIFQLYSKMSTYFLQKNSLTFFMGGDNFMVVASNDAKNSVQDFINMIKNDDKISLNCGIGNAKTCRDAVKLATKSLDTIREIRDSGKEKPEVYELSC; encoded by the coding sequence ATGATTCAACTAAGTATTTTGAAAATAACTGGTTATGGTCCATGGACATTAACTCTGGGTAGTGACAGAGAACATGAACTACAAATGCTTCAGGCTTCTCTATACAAACAAGTACAAAAATTATTTTCTGAAAAAAATTGCCTTGTTTTTCTTAATAGGTCTGATGAATTTTTTGCTGTTTCAAATGGCCTTGGATTAGAAGATCATATCCAAATTCAAAAAATACTAGAAAAATCCTTTGATATACGCCTTACCATTTCAATTGGATTTGCTGAGTCTCCCTTTGATGCAAATTTGAAGGCATATGAGGGAAAGAAAAATGAAATTGTTTTAGATAAACAATACAACATTTTTGGTTTTGTAAATGAGACAACTGATTCTACTGTTACTATAATGCATTTGGATGTAGATGATCTTACTTCTAAAAGAACAACAAATTCACCATATGAAATTTCATCAATAATTTTTCAACTTTACTCCAAAATGTCAACATATTTTCTACAAAAAAATTCACTTACATTTTTCATGGGTGGTGATAATTTTATGGTGGTTGCAAGTAATGATGCAAAAAACTCTGTGCAAGATTTTATTAATATGATAAAAAATGACGATAAAATTTCTTTGAATTGTGGAATTGGTAATGCAAAAACATGTAGAGATGCTGTAAAATTAGCCACAAAATCATTAGATACAATTCGTGAAATTCGAGATTCAGGGAAAGAAAAACCTGAAGTTTATGAATTATCATGTTAA
- a CDS encoding 2,5-diamino-6-(ribosylamino)-4(3H)-pyrimidinone 5'-phosphate reductase: MENSRPRIILSTAISIDGKIATKTNDSKLSSKEDIKRLHKLRSKVDAILVGKNTVSRDDPILTVRYAKGKNPIRIILDSQGTISKKSKILQSCDKIPTIIAVSKKIPQKNLEKLQKFPIEIIITGKDYVNLKLLLKKLSKKKIKTILVEGGGTVNWEFVKHKLFDEMIVTLSPFLVGGEDAISYVGGSGFSKISNSPNLRLKSVKRLKNHLVLHYEKL, translated from the coding sequence ATGGAAAACTCTAGACCTCGCATAATTCTTAGTACAGCAATATCCATTGATGGAAAGATTGCAACTAAAACAAATGATTCAAAACTTTCATCAAAAGAAGATATTAAAAGACTACATAAATTACGTTCTAAAGTAGACGCAATTCTTGTTGGAAAAAATACTGTCTCTCGTGATGATCCAATTTTAACTGTTCGATATGCTAAAGGAAAAAATCCAATTAGAATTATTTTAGATTCTCAAGGAACTATTTCAAAAAAATCAAAAATTTTACAATCATGTGATAAAATTCCAACTATAATTGCAGTATCAAAAAAAATTCCACAAAAAAATCTTGAAAAGTTACAGAAATTTCCTATTGAGATAATTATTACTGGAAAAGATTATGTTAATCTAAAATTATTATTAAAAAAACTATCAAAAAAGAAAATCAAAACAATACTAGTTGAAGGTGGGGGAACTGTAAATTGGGAATTTGTTAAACACAAACTTTTTGATGAAATGATAGTGACTCTATCTCCATTCTTAGTTGGCGGTGAAGATGCTATTTCCTATGTAGGTGGTTCAGGATTTAGTAAAATTTCCAATTCCCCAAATCTTAGACTTAAATCTGTAAAGAGGCTCAAAAATCATCTAGTTTTACATTACGAAAAGCTCTAA
- a CDS encoding tetratricopeptide repeat protein — MVNLLDPSNVITRMFNAGKYEEMCNYCKGLLEKIPNDMVALQNLCLALIHLKKYQEAITYCDKVLEIKEFDTYALKNKIYALESLNQYEQVLKLCDQILSSNPHDTWALNSKGLSLNELNRHEHALEYYDKVLAIDPNDVTALMNKAISHSHLGNYETAIDFYDQAQLVDSGLKEIPPAKSKLFEKLGQSDNAFLAAQGILNKDMEKIKMDAKENKCSLFHQVCENEFKKLDKK, encoded by the coding sequence ATGGTAAATCTGTTAGATCCCAGTAATGTAATTACTAGAATGTTTAATGCAGGAAAATACGAGGAGATGTGTAACTATTGTAAAGGTCTACTTGAAAAAATCCCTAATGATATGGTTGCACTACAAAATCTCTGTCTGGCTTTGATTCATTTAAAAAAGTATCAGGAGGCCATAACATATTGTGACAAAGTTCTTGAAATCAAAGAATTTGATACATATGCATTAAAAAATAAAATTTATGCTCTAGAAAGCCTGAATCAATATGAACAAGTTTTAAAATTATGTGATCAAATTCTATCCTCCAACCCACATGATACTTGGGCACTTAACAGTAAGGGATTGTCCTTGAATGAATTAAATCGACATGAGCATGCCCTTGAATATTATGATAAAGTACTAGCGATAGATCCAAACGATGTCACAGCCTTGATGAATAAGGCTATATCTCATAGCCATTTGGGAAATTATGAAACTGCCATAGACTTTTACGATCAAGCACAACTAGTTGATTCTGGACTAAAAGAGATACCACCTGCTAAATCTAAATTATTTGAAAAATTGGGTCAGAGTGATAATGCATTTTTGGCAGCACAAGGAATTCTTAACAAAGATATGGAAAAAATTAAGATGGATGCAAAAGAAAACAAATGTTCTCTTTTCCATCAAGTTTGTGAAAATGAATTTAAGAAATTAGATAAAAAATAA
- a CDS encoding tRNA (cytidine(56)-2'-O)-methyltransferase, with the protein MEIEVVRIGQRLVRDDRVTTHVALVSRAFGAKKIFMTEINPEIKDTLRKINETWGGNFSVEFIEKWKPIIKKKKEENFKIIHLSMYGEKINDAQEKIRKEKKLLVVVGAEKVPREIYEMADYNIGIGSQPHSEISALAILLDRIQEGQQFEKEFPDAKRKIIPTKVGKNVQVKETRD; encoded by the coding sequence ATGGAAATTGAAGTAGTCCGAATTGGTCAAAGACTAGTAAGAGATGATAGAGTTACAACACATGTGGCATTAGTATCAAGAGCATTTGGAGCCAAAAAAATCTTCATGACAGAAATTAATCCAGAGATAAAAGATACTTTGAGAAAAATCAATGAAACATGGGGAGGGAATTTCTCAGTTGAATTTATTGAAAAATGGAAACCAATTATTAAAAAGAAAAAAGAGGAAAATTTCAAGATAATTCATCTTTCAATGTATGGTGAAAAAATTAATGATGCTCAAGAAAAAATTCGAAAAGAAAAAAAATTGTTAGTGGTGGTAGGGGCAGAAAAAGTACCCAGAGAAATTTATGAGATGGCAGATTATAACATAGGAATTGGGAGTCAGCCTCATTCTGAAATAAGTGCTCTTGCCATACTTTTAGATCGAATTCAAGAAGGTCAACAATTTGAGAAAGAATTTCCAGATGCAAAACGGAAGATTATACCCACAAAAGTAGGTAAAAATGTACAAGTAAAGGAAACAAGGGATTAA
- a CDS encoding hemerythrin domain-containing protein, with product MSTTSLRRDHDLIEKVIKAMDATIQLLNENKKIPESILLPVIDFSKNFTDVCHHSKEENSLFPALEQAGMPKNMGPIAMMLMDHERSREIGANMEASAKEYLSSGDSSKLVSDMQQYVEHITEHLWKENNRLFMMAEARLQYVAQKVDGQLNEIEAEKLKDLGKSRKHYEELAENLTRDVAAQGN from the coding sequence ATGTCAACTACATCATTAAGACGTGATCATGATTTAATTGAAAAAGTTATCAAAGCAATGGACGCAACCATTCAATTATTAAATGAAAATAAAAAAATTCCTGAATCTATTCTATTACCTGTTATTGATTTTTCAAAAAACTTTACAGATGTATGTCATCATAGTAAAGAAGAAAATTCTTTATTTCCTGCCCTAGAACAAGCTGGAATGCCAAAAAACATGGGTCCAATTGCAATGATGTTGATGGATCATGAACGTTCTAGAGAAATTGGAGCAAACATGGAAGCATCTGCAAAAGAATATCTTTCTTCAGGCGATTCTTCAAAATTAGTTAGTGATATGCAGCAGTATGTTGAACATATTACAGAACATCTCTGGAAAGAAAATAATCGCTTGTTCATGATGGCAGAAGCTCGCTTGCAATATGTTGCACAAAAAGTCGATGGTCAATTAAACGAGATTGAAGCAGAAAAACTCAAAGACTTGGGAAAATCCCGCAAACACTATGAAGAACTTGCTGAAAATCTCACCCGAGATGTTGCTGCTCAAGGAAACTAG
- the ribB gene encoding 3,4-dihydroxy-2-butanone-4-phosphate synthase: protein MSLESALQSLKRGEFVLLFDSAGRENEIDMVVAAEFVTSEHVARMRQHAGGLLCIAIDNNFAKSLELKYMHEILSDSSIPNKEMIMGLAPYGDHPTFSLSVNHYQTYTGITDNDRSLTIREMANIYNVENKQKKFASSFKTPGHVPLLIASKGLLAARQGHTEMSVYLAQIAGLTPVTAICEMMDAETYTALSVDKAEKFGKQNGIPLIDGKELLEYAKVH, encoded by the coding sequence ATGTCTCTTGAATCTGCATTACAATCTCTAAAAAGAGGTGAGTTTGTACTTTTGTTTGATTCTGCTGGAAGGGAAAATGAGATTGATATGGTAGTAGCTGCAGAATTTGTAACCTCAGAACATGTTGCTAGAATGCGTCAGCATGCTGGTGGATTGCTTTGTATTGCAATAGATAATAATTTTGCAAAATCACTTGAATTAAAATACATGCATGAAATTCTATCTGATTCCTCAATACCAAACAAGGAAATGATTATGGGATTAGCTCCTTATGGTGATCACCCCACCTTTTCATTATCTGTAAATCACTATCAGACGTATACTGGAATTACTGATAATGACAGATCTTTAACAATACGTGAAATGGCAAATATCTACAATGTTGAAAATAAACAGAAAAAATTTGCATCGTCTTTTAAAACTCCAGGACATGTTCCCTTGCTGATCGCATCAAAAGGCTTGTTGGCTGCACGTCAAGGGCATACAGAAATGTCTGTATATCTTGCACAAATTGCTGGTTTGACTCCAGTAACTGCAATATGTGAAATGATGGATGCTGAAACATATACTGCATTATCAGTTGATAAAGCAGAAAAATTTGGAAAACAAAATGGAATTCCATTAATTGATGGAAAAGAACTATTAGAATACGCTAAGGTGCATTAA
- a CDS encoding transcription factor: MVDKYEDPFVRIASMIGGDEYLKVARSLLKAEDATDEEIASSTGLRINMVRKVLYDLFGKSLITGIRVKDERKGWFVYRWRTRREEVEHFIENQKKKIEERLQQRLDYENASDFYHCGNEDCPRVTFEDALEGMFKCPSCGNVLNLKKNDKSKKAYQKKIDEIKKDMQQIF; this comes from the coding sequence TTGGTAGACAAATACGAAGATCCTTTTGTTAGAATAGCCTCAATGATTGGAGGAGATGAATATCTCAAAGTAGCTCGTTCATTACTAAAAGCAGAAGATGCAACTGATGAAGAAATTGCAAGTTCAACAGGGCTTAGAATCAATATGGTAAGAAAAGTATTGTATGATCTTTTTGGAAAATCCCTAATCACAGGGATTAGAGTAAAAGATGAGAGAAAGGGGTGGTTTGTTTACAGATGGAGAACAAGAAGAGAAGAAGTTGAACATTTTATTGAAAATCAGAAAAAGAAAATTGAAGAGAGATTACAACAAAGATTAGATTATGAAAATGCATCTGATTTTTATCATTGTGGAAATGAAGATTGTCCAAGAGTAACCTTTGAAGATGCACTTGAAGGTATGTTCAAATGTCCATCATGCGGAAATGTTCTAAATCTAAAAAAGAACGATAAGTCTAAAAAGGCATATCAAAAGAAAATTGATGAAATCAAAAAAGATATGCAGCAGATTTTCTAA
- a CDS encoding HpcH/HpaI aldolase/citrate lyase family protein, with amino-acid sequence MTQLFRSLIFVPGNNPRFLEKAKKLQADIVCFDLEDSVPDNEKVNARKLIKSALKSRKSYESSIFVRTNSPLSSKIPSDLKEIVQKGIDGIVIPKVNNKQELKKIENIISGLEKTRKLKPIQLIPSIESAEGVVNTYQIASSSKRIVAVVFGVFDLLNDLGVEYTKDSEGAKYSRRKIPVDAHAAGVVAIDAIWQDLKDSKGLEKDCKVGKSLGYSGKSIIHPDHISVTHKLFHPNKSEILWAEKVCKTYLASTKKGKGATTVDGKMIDEVHFKQAKALLDLVK; translated from the coding sequence ATGACTCAGCTCTTCAGAAGTCTTATTTTTGTTCCTGGCAACAACCCTAGGTTTCTTGAAAAAGCAAAAAAACTACAGGCTGATATTGTTTGCTTTGATTTAGAGGACTCTGTACCAGATAATGAAAAAGTAAATGCAAGAAAATTAATCAAATCTGCACTTAAATCTAGAAAATCATACGAGTCTTCAATTTTTGTTCGTACAAATTCTCCTTTGTCTAGCAAAATTCCGTCTGATCTTAAAGAGATTGTTCAAAAAGGAATCGATGGAATTGTTATTCCTAAAGTCAATAATAAACAAGAATTGAAAAAAATTGAAAATATAATTTCAGGATTGGAGAAAACGCGAAAACTAAAACCAATACAACTAATTCCTTCAATAGAATCTGCTGAAGGTGTTGTTAATACATATCAAATTGCTTCTAGTAGTAAAAGAATCGTTGCAGTAGTTTTTGGTGTATTTGATCTTCTTAATGATCTTGGTGTGGAGTACACTAAAGATTCTGAAGGAGCAAAATACTCTAGACGAAAAATCCCTGTAGATGCACATGCTGCAGGTGTTGTAGCAATAGATGCCATTTGGCAAGATCTCAAAGACTCGAAGGGATTAGAAAAAGATTGTAAAGTTGGAAAAAGTTTAGGTTATTCAGGAAAAAGTATCATTCATCCAGATCATATTTCTGTAACTCATAAATTATTTCATCCAAACAAAAGTGAAATTTTGTGGGCAGAAAAAGTTTGTAAAACCTATCTTGCATCAACAAAAAAAGGAAAAGGTGCTACTACCGTTGATGGAAAAATGATTGATGAAGTTCATTTTAAACAAGCAAAGGCACTCCTTGATCTTGTTAAATAG
- a CDS encoding amidohydrolase family protein has product MLIKNISTLLGKELDYISETNIQIQNGKFKQIQPNIKPNVKEEFIDCQGLLLIPGFINAHTHIGDSIGKDVTLDSSVDKKIHPVFGAKSKILKNTPPENLTDFMKNTCHSMIRKGITTFVDFREGGLDGVLLLKKTLSEIPIRSIILGRVDFYQNPTEIKKNLPISKEKSKELPLILQKCDGIGISGANENSNSVLNHYSKTSKIRAIHSSETKQSVSRSKKMTGKSETIRALSLKPHFLVHMTHASKNDLHVAAKKIRGIVICPRANSSLAEGIPDITLMQNAGCTLALGTDNVMINSPDMFREMDYIWKVTMGIHKKRINPKDILKMSTVNGGKILKKDIGIIETGKIADCIFLNKHALDLEPMHDPYASIVHRASESTIKAVMIGGKIVHGKL; this is encoded by the coding sequence ATGTTAATCAAAAACATCAGTACTCTTTTAGGAAAAGAATTAGACTATATTTCTGAAACAAATATTCAAATCCAAAATGGAAAATTTAAACAAATTCAACCCAACATTAAACCTAATGTTAAAGAAGAGTTTATTGATTGTCAAGGGCTTTTACTAATTCCTGGATTCATTAATGCACATACTCATATTGGTGATTCTATTGGAAAAGATGTTACACTAGATAGTTCAGTAGACAAAAAAATACATCCAGTTTTTGGGGCTAAATCAAAAATTCTAAAAAATACTCCTCCTGAGAATCTTACTGATTTTATGAAAAATACTTGTCACTCCATGATTAGAAAAGGAATCACCACTTTTGTTGATTTTAGGGAAGGTGGCTTAGATGGTGTTCTTTTATTAAAAAAAACATTATCTGAAATTCCTATACGTTCAATTATTTTGGGGCGAGTAGATTTTTATCAAAACCCAACTGAAATCAAAAAAAATCTACCTATTTCTAAAGAAAAATCTAAGGAATTACCACTAATCCTTCAGAAATGTGATGGAATTGGAATCAGTGGCGCAAATGAGAATAGTAACTCAGTTCTAAATCACTATTCAAAAACATCAAAGATTAGAGCAATTCATTCTTCTGAAACCAAACAAAGTGTTTCTAGATCCAAAAAAATGACTGGAAAATCTGAAACAATTAGGGCATTATCCCTCAAGCCTCATTTTCTTGTTCACATGACTCATGCATCAAAAAATGACCTTCATGTTGCAGCAAAAAAAATTAGAGGAATTGTCATTTGTCCAAGGGCTAATTCTTCGTTGGCTGAAGGAATTCCTGACATTACTTTAATGCAAAATGCTGGTTGTACTCTAGCATTAGGCACAGATAATGTCATGATAAACTCACCTGATATGTTTAGAGAAATGGATTATATTTGGAAAGTAACAATGGGCATTCATAAAAAAAGAATCAACCCTAAAGATATTCTAAAAATGTCTACCGTAAATGGTGGAAAAATATTGAAAAAAGATATCGGAATTATTGAAACAGGAAAAATTGCAGATTGTATATTTCTTAACAAACATGCATTAGACTTGGAACCAATGCATGATCCATACGCATCAATTGTTCATAGAGCATCTGAATCTACAATAAAAGCAGTAATGATTGGAGGGAAAATTGTACATGGAAAACTCTAG
- a CDS encoding NAD-dependent succinate-semialdehyde dehydrogenase encodes MGRDQVFELVRKAKRAFPEWKKDYEKRRSYIYNLVEYLKKNKTELAKIATSEMGKALKESIGEVEKCAWALEFYADHGDSFLSDEVLNTDARKSFLTFEPLGVIGSIMPWNFPYWQALRFAAPCLMAGNVIVMKPSRITMQSGIEIEKAFTEAGIPEGVFSTVVGSVDSANHLIDSDVNAVTFTGSTNAGAKVGERAAMNLKKCVLELGGSDPFIVLDDAIIEKAAEGAVKGRFINCGQSCVASKRFFVGKNIAKDFIELFIKKASQLKVGDPMSMDTDVGPISSKGGLETISGIVEDAKAKGAKVLLGGDKIEGNGYFYQPTILTNIKPDMRIAKEETFGPVAPITIVENESEAIKLANDSEFGLGASIWTKDLAKADKMSRRIESGIVSVNNVVISDPRIPFGGIKHSGFGRELSRYGMLEFVNLKSVRFYDNLTHHHYVE; translated from the coding sequence ATGGGTAGAGATCAGGTTTTTGAATTAGTTAGAAAAGCAAAAAGAGCATTTCCTGAGTGGAAAAAAGATTATGAAAAGCGTAGAAGTTACATTTACAATTTAGTTGAATATCTAAAGAAAAACAAAACAGAGTTAGCAAAAATTGCAACTAGTGAAATGGGAAAAGCGCTCAAAGAATCAATTGGTGAAGTTGAAAAATGTGCTTGGGCATTGGAATTTTATGCAGATCATGGAGATAGCTTCCTTTCTGATGAAGTATTAAACACAGATGCAAGAAAGAGTTTTCTGACTTTTGAGCCATTAGGGGTAATTGGTTCTATTATGCCATGGAATTTTCCATATTGGCAAGCTCTGAGATTTGCAGCTCCATGTTTGATGGCAGGAAATGTAATTGTGATGAAACCATCAAGAATTACTATGCAATCAGGAATCGAAATTGAAAAAGCATTCACAGAAGCAGGGATACCAGAAGGAGTGTTTTCAACCGTAGTAGGAAGTGTAGATTCTGCAAATCATCTTATTGATTCAGATGTTAATGCTGTAACATTTACTGGTAGTACTAATGCAGGAGCAAAAGTGGGGGAAAGGGCCGCCATGAATCTAAAGAAATGTGTTTTAGAATTAGGGGGAAGTGATCCATTCATAGTTTTAGATGATGCAATTATCGAAAAAGCTGCTGAAGGGGCAGTCAAAGGCAGGTTTATCAATTGTGGGCAAAGTTGCGTAGCATCTAAAAGATTTTTTGTAGGCAAGAATATAGCTAAAGACTTTATTGAATTATTTATCAAAAAAGCATCTCAACTCAAAGTAGGAGATCCAATGTCAATGGATACAGATGTCGGTCCAATATCCAGTAAAGGCGGGTTAGAGACAATTTCTGGAATTGTTGAAGATGCAAAGGCAAAGGGTGCTAAAGTGTTACTAGGAGGAGACAAGATTGAAGGTAATGGATATTTCTACCAACCAACAATTCTTACAAACATTAAACCCGATATGAGAATTGCAAAAGAGGAAACATTTGGACCAGTTGCACCAATAACAATTGTTGAAAACGAAAGCGAGGCAATCAAATTAGCAAATGATAGTGAATTTGGATTGGGTGCAAGTATTTGGACAAAAGATCTTGCAAAAGCAGATAAAATGTCAAGAAGAATTGAATCTGGAATTGTTAGTGTAAATAATGTAGTTATTTCAGATCCAAGAATTCCATTCGGCGGAATAAAACATAGTGGTTTTGGAAGAGAGCTATCCAGATATGGAATGCTGGAATTTGTAAATCTAAAATCAGTTAGATTCTATGACAACTTAACACATCATCATTACGTAGAATAA
- the hflX gene encoding GTPase HflX encodes MKSAILITYDKDDIINEAKGLCDAAGLQVVHTIKQKFLKKPKYGISGGILENLEEISEKIRPDVIVFDEVLKPSQNYNLASVLHREILDREALILEIFESRASSAESKLQVKLAQLRYEMARAKEKVRLSSMGEQPGFMGIGKFEVDVYYNDIKHRMQTIRSKLEKAGKQRELHRQGRKRMGFKTISLAGYTSAGKTTLFNKMTGETRDQSSELFTTLSTTTRRVTINQVPFLISDTVGFISKLPAYMIDAFKSTLEELGHTDIIIVIIDISDPLFELKKKFSSCMRTLSELGVEKDRMIYALNKSDLLKENEIEEKIETLNLVDNKKWIPVSAKTGKNVKQLKELIKDILESYDSHVFENRLGAEKTYGN; translated from the coding sequence ATGAAATCGGCTATTTTAATCACATATGATAAAGATGACATAATTAATGAAGCAAAAGGGCTTTGTGATGCAGCAGGATTACAGGTAGTCCATACAATTAAGCAGAAATTTTTGAAAAAGCCAAAGTATGGCATAAGCGGTGGAATTTTAGAGAATCTGGAAGAGATTTCAGAAAAAATTAGACCAGATGTGATTGTGTTTGATGAGGTTTTAAAACCAAGTCAAAATTATAACTTAGCATCAGTTTTACACAGAGAAATTTTAGATAGAGAAGCACTGATTCTTGAAATTTTTGAAAGTAGGGCATCAAGTGCAGAATCAAAATTGCAAGTAAAGTTAGCTCAATTAAGGTATGAGATGGCCAGAGCAAAAGAAAAAGTTCGACTTTCAAGTATGGGAGAGCAACCAGGGTTTATGGGAATAGGAAAATTTGAAGTTGATGTTTACTATAATGACATTAAACATAGAATGCAGACAATTAGATCTAAGCTAGAAAAAGCTGGAAAGCAAAGAGAGTTACACAGACAAGGACGAAAAAGAATGGGATTCAAAACAATTTCACTTGCAGGTTATACTTCAGCAGGAAAAACAACCTTGTTTAACAAGATGACAGGAGAAACAAGAGATCAAAGTAGTGAATTGTTTACAACACTTTCAACTACTACAAGACGAGTTACGATTAACCAAGTACCATTTTTAATTTCAGATACAGTTGGTTTTATCAGTAAATTACCAGCTTACATGATTGATGCATTCAAATCTACATTAGAGGAATTAGGTCATACAGATATCATCATTGTAATAATTGATATCAGTGATCCATTATTTGAATTAAAAAAGAAATTTTCTAGTTGTATGAGAACATTAAGTGAACTAGGGGTTGAAAAAGACAGAATGATTTACGCATTAAATAAATCAGATTTACTAAAAGAAAATGAAATTGAAGAAAAAATAGAGACATTAAATTTAGTAGATAATAAAAAATGGATTCCAGTTTCTGCAAAAACTGGTAAAAATGTAAAACAACTAAAAGAATTGATTAAAGATATTTTGGAAAGTTATGATTCACACGTATTTGAAAATAGGTTAGGGGCTGAAAAAACATATGGAAATTGA
- the ribH gene encoding 6,7-dimethyl-8-ribityllumazine synthase translates to MNIAIVISEFNDKVTSRMLLVAQEKADSLKLKIIHTCSVPGAYDMPIIVDALLQKNDVDAVVTLGAIIKGQTKHDEVISHAAAQALTDLSIKYKKPVSLGISGPGMQERHAHARIRPVAERAVEAVLKISSELKRIQK, encoded by the coding sequence TTGAATATTGCGATAGTGATCTCGGAATTCAATGACAAAGTGACATCTAGAATGCTTTTGGTGGCACAAGAAAAAGCAGATTCTTTAAAATTAAAAATAATTCATACCTGTTCTGTACCTGGTGCCTATGACATGCCTATTATTGTTGATGCCCTTTTGCAGAAAAATGATGTTGATGCTGTAGTCACTTTGGGTGCAATTATCAAGGGACAAACAAAACATGATGAGGTTATCTCTCATGCAGCTGCTCAAGCACTTACTGATTTATCTATAAAATACAAAAAACCTGTATCTTTAGGAATTTCTGGTCCTGGAATGCAAGAAAGACATGCACATGCCAGGATAAGACCAGTAGCTGAACGTGCAGTAGAAGCAGTATTGAAAATCTCCTCAGAACTAAAAAGGATTCAAAAATGA